In a genomic window of Candidatus Thiothrix sulfatifontis:
- the sctL gene encoding type III secretion system stator protein SctL has product MAKFFSIKPVAAQLRAGQKVLKAADYEELVAYERLASDLETRHRQREEIMSVALGRSIKRGLEQGRERADQEAAEKMVLFTGRVNDTLMALEGELVELVAGAVRKVIHSFDQDERVRQAVLGGLELVRGSHKLLVRVHPQMQATISEQLDAIPHRFSSLEVVGDDQVAVDGCVLESDLGIVNASLEQQIQIIEQALRGTFYRPVF; this is encoded by the coding sequence ATGGCAAAATTCTTTTCAATTAAGCCGGTAGCAGCACAATTACGCGCCGGTCAAAAAGTCCTGAAAGCGGCGGATTATGAGGAATTGGTCGCGTATGAACGTTTAGCGTCCGATCTGGAAACGCGTCACCGCCAGCGTGAAGAAATCATGTCGGTGGCGCTGGGGCGTTCGATTAAACGCGGTTTGGAACAAGGGCGCGAACGTGCCGATCAGGAAGCCGCCGAAAAAATGGTGCTATTTACCGGGCGGGTCAATGACACGCTAATGGCGCTGGAAGGCGAGTTAGTGGAATTGGTCGCCGGTGCGGTGCGCAAAGTGATTCACAGCTTTGACCAAGATGAACGGGTTCGGCAAGCGGTGTTGGGTGGTTTGGAATTGGTGCGCGGCAGCCATAAATTGTTGGTTCGGGTTCACCCGCAGATGCAGGCAACGATTTCGGAGCAATTGGATGCCATTCCGCACCGTTTTAGCAGCTTGGAAGTGGTCGGCGATGACCAAGTAGCCGTCGATGGCTGCGTTCTGGAGTCGGATTTGGGCATCGTGAATGCGAGTCTGGAACAACAAATTCAGATTATTGAGCAAGCTCTTCGTGGGACTTTTTACCGTCCTGTATTTTAA
- a CDS encoding YscO family type III secretion system apparatus protein produces the protein MSLEQLKTIRARRMEQRFIELQEQRRILQTHEQQLHEKEQQLVSFGQWRLEHQEALFANLKNQPFAPQMLFEYQKNLDDLRVEEERLRAELAAAQQGLQTAVTHVQTAQQHSSEANLKLEKLKEMIKIQDGKKSHEELAQ, from the coding sequence ATGAGCTTAGAACAATTAAAAACCATTCGCGCCCGCCGCATGGAACAACGTTTCATCGAATTGCAAGAACAACGCCGCATCTTGCAAACGCACGAACAACAACTGCATGAAAAGGAACAACAACTGGTCAGTTTCGGACAATGGCGACTGGAGCATCAGGAAGCGCTATTTGCCAACCTGAAAAACCAACCGTTCGCCCCGCAAATGCTGTTTGAATACCAAAAAAATTTGGACGACTTGCGCGTGGAAGAAGAACGCCTACGCGCTGAACTCGCCGCCGCCCAACAAGGCTTGCAAACGGCAGTCACGCACGTCCAAACCGCACAGCAGCATTCCAGCGAGGCTAACCTGAAACTGGAAAAGCTCAAGGAAATGATTAAAATACAGGACGGTAAAAAGTCCCACGAAGAGCTTGCTCAATAA
- the sctN gene encoding type III secretion system ATPase SctN, producing the protein MRPRTPLSHVTERLRNNLEKCTPLVLHGRIVQVTGTVVRAIVPRVKLGELCLLKNSGDPREIPAEVIGFEQNIALLAPIGDMQGVSAHTQVITTGKMLEVGVGEHLRGCVLDGIGRVQENPNRAMPTFTEYYPIYANPPDPLSRDRVGTPLSLGIRSMDALITCGIGQRIGVFAGAGVGKSSLLSMLVQHAAVDVYVVALIGERGREVREFMEEALGEAGMQKTVLIVATSDRPAIERLKAAYVATAVAEYFRDKGNNVLLLMDSLTRFARAQREIGLAAGEAPARRGFPPSVFSELPKLVERAGNSDKGSITAFYTVLVEGDDMSDPIADEVRSLLDGHIMLSRDLAAGNHYPAVDILASLSRIMPQLVSPQHRAAAAHLRTLMAKHKEIEFLLRVGEYKHGSDPLADEAIRKMDEILRFLKQPSHEYSSFDDTINWLIQLAG; encoded by the coding sequence ATGAGACCGCGTACCCCCCTGAGCCACGTCACCGAACGTTTACGCAATAACCTCGAAAAATGCACACCACTGGTATTGCACGGGCGCATTGTGCAAGTCACCGGCACGGTGGTTCGTGCCATTGTGCCGCGCGTCAAACTCGGCGAATTATGCTTGTTAAAAAACAGCGGTGATCCACGCGAAATTCCGGCGGAAGTGATCGGTTTTGAGCAAAATATTGCACTACTTGCCCCGATCGGCGATATGCAAGGCGTATCCGCGCATACCCAAGTGATTACCACTGGCAAAATGCTCGAAGTCGGCGTTGGTGAACACCTGCGCGGCTGCGTACTCGATGGCATTGGGCGCGTGCAAGAAAATCCAAACAGAGCGATGCCGACTTTCACCGAATATTACCCGATTTATGCTAATCCGCCCGACCCACTATCGCGTGACCGGGTGGGTACTCCGCTCTCCTTAGGGATTCGCTCGATGGATGCACTGATTACTTGCGGTATCGGGCAGCGCATCGGTGTATTCGCGGGTGCCGGTGTCGGCAAAAGCTCATTGCTCAGCATGTTGGTGCAACACGCGGCGGTGGACGTTTACGTCGTCGCCCTCATCGGCGAACGTGGACGGGAAGTGCGCGAATTCATGGAAGAAGCCTTGGGCGAGGCGGGGATGCAAAAAACCGTTCTCATCGTTGCCACCTCTGACCGCCCGGCGATTGAGCGTCTCAAAGCCGCTTATGTTGCCACCGCAGTTGCCGAATACTTCCGCGACAAAGGCAATAATGTGTTATTGCTAATGGACTCGCTGACCCGTTTTGCGCGGGCGCAACGCGAAATCGGCTTAGCCGCTGGGGAAGCCCCCGCCCGACGCGGCTTTCCACCGTCGGTATTTTCGGAATTGCCCAAACTGGTGGAACGCGCAGGCAATTCAGACAAAGGTTCAATCACCGCGTTTTACACCGTGCTGGTGGAAGGCGATGACATGAGCGACCCGATTGCGGATGAAGTACGTTCCTTGCTGGATGGACACATTATGCTGTCACGCGACCTAGCGGCGGGCAATCATTATCCAGCGGTCGACATCCTCGCCAGTCTGAGCCGGATTATGCCGCAACTGGTTAGCCCTCAACACCGTGCCGCTGCCGCACACTTGCGTACTTTGATGGCGAAACACAAAGAAATCGAATTTTTGCTGCGCGTCGGTGAATACAAACACGGCTCCGACCCGCTCGCAGACGAAGCCATTCGTAAAATGGATGAAATTTTGCGCTTTCTTAAACAGCCTTCCCACGAATATTCCAGTTTTGATGACACCATCAACTGGCTAATCCAACTGGCAGGATAA
- a CDS encoding flagellar biosynthesis protein FlhA, which yields MQSSASQEFLTNLTRRSDIALALLLVAIIAMMILPMPTLVMDMLIALNMSIAILLMMLGIYISHPLAISSFPSILLLTTLFRLSLGIATTRLILLEGDAGHIVQTFGEFVVGGNLIVGLVVFLIITIVQFIVITKGSERIAEVSARFSLDAMPGKQMSIDSDMRAGLITLADARHRRSNLEKESQLYGALDGAMKFVKGDAIAGLIIILVNILGGITIGTMQRGMAMGEAVELYSILTIGDGLVSQIPALFISITAGIIVTRVRGEDDNNLGSDIGGQILAQPSALLAASGIVGAMGLVPGFPTVVFFFLAILLGFTGMALRKVQNQMEFADAEITTVIGQQDGSKMALANGDTPAALEDMQPLSPALIELPAQAKNLFSLDALNQDFARIRREFYQDMGVPLPGISLRIASQLNDDTYRISIRGVPVAQGNLKPTSATALPTPPSDKMAADLVASGTRPTPDNIQAISFHLAYVLRKHASEFIGIQEMHTLYNKLEQASYTELVREVQRAVNTPKTVDVFRRLLNEGISIRDLRQILGTLVEFGEMEKDTSMLAERVRISLKRQLSYTFTNGTGVLPVYMFAPETEKLLQNSLRQTPNGVFFALNPEATEQFTSALRELETEHAKDKVRPVILTNLELRRHIRRHLETSFPDLPVISVQELTTSISLNPIGEIRLT from the coding sequence ATGCAGTCGAGCGCCTCACAAGAGTTTCTCACCAACCTAACCCGGCGCAGTGACATAGCGCTGGCGTTATTGCTGGTCGCGATCATTGCCATGATGATTTTGCCCATGCCCACCTTGGTCATGGACATGCTGATTGCCCTGAACATGAGCATTGCTATCTTATTGATGATGTTGGGTATTTATATTTCACACCCGCTGGCAATTTCATCGTTTCCTTCGATTTTATTATTGACAACGTTGTTTCGCTTATCCCTTGGCATTGCCACTACCCGTTTGATTTTATTGGAAGGCGATGCCGGTCATATCGTTCAAACCTTCGGTGAGTTTGTGGTTGGCGGGAACTTGATCGTGGGTTTGGTTGTGTTTTTGATCATTACAATTGTGCAATTCATCGTTATCACCAAAGGTTCAGAACGTATTGCCGAAGTCAGCGCTCGCTTTTCCTTGGACGCGATGCCCGGTAAGCAGATGAGTATCGACAGCGACATGCGGGCGGGTCTCATCACCTTGGCGGATGCGCGTCATCGCCGTTCTAACCTTGAAAAAGAAAGTCAATTGTATGGCGCACTCGATGGCGCAATGAAATTCGTCAAAGGGGATGCGATTGCGGGGCTGATTATTATCTTAGTCAACATCCTAGGGGGCATTACCATTGGCACCATGCAGCGCGGCATGGCAATGGGCGAAGCCGTGGAGCTTTACTCCATACTCACCATTGGAGATGGGTTGGTATCGCAAATCCCCGCGCTGTTTATTTCGATTACCGCCGGTATCATCGTCACACGGGTGCGCGGTGAAGATGACAATAACCTTGGCAGCGACATTGGTGGGCAAATTTTGGCGCAACCCAGTGCTTTGCTGGCGGCCTCAGGCATTGTTGGCGCGATGGGTTTAGTGCCCGGCTTCCCCACTGTCGTATTCTTTTTCCTTGCTATTTTACTGGGCTTCACAGGTATGGCCTTGCGCAAAGTGCAAAACCAAATGGAATTTGCCGATGCTGAAATCACTACGGTCATCGGTCAACAAGATGGCAGTAAAATGGCACTTGCAAACGGCGACACCCCTGCCGCGTTGGAAGACATGCAGCCACTGTCTCCGGCTCTAATCGAATTGCCTGCACAAGCCAAAAACTTGTTCTCACTGGATGCGTTGAACCAAGATTTCGCACGCATCCGCCGCGAGTTTTACCAAGACATGGGCGTGCCATTGCCCGGCATTAGCCTGCGCATTGCTTCGCAATTGAATGATGACACCTACCGGATTTCGATTCGCGGCGTCCCCGTCGCGCAAGGCAATCTCAAACCCACCAGCGCAACCGCACTGCCCACACCACCTAGCGACAAAATGGCAGCGGATTTGGTAGCCAGTGGCACGCGTCCCACACCCGACAATATTCAGGCCATCAGCTTCCATCTGGCGTATGTATTGCGCAAACACGCGTCGGAATTCATCGGCATTCAAGAAATGCACACCCTTTATAACAAGTTGGAACAAGCCAGTTACACCGAACTGGTGCGCGAGGTGCAACGTGCGGTCAACACCCCGAAAACCGTGGATGTATTCCGGCGTTTGCTGAATGAAGGCATATCCATCCGCGATCTTCGCCAAATTCTCGGCACGCTGGTCGAATTTGGCGAAATGGAAAAAGATACCAGCATGTTGGCCGAACGGGTACGCATCAGCCTCAAACGCCAATTGTCTTACACCTTTACCAATGGCACGGGCGTATTGCCGGTCTACATGTTCGCCCCCGAAACCGAGAAATTGCTGCAAAACAGCCTGCGCCAAACCCCCAATGGCGTATTTTTCGCACTTAACCCTGAAGCGACGGAGCAATTCACCAGCGCCTTACGGGAGCTCGAAACCGAACACGCCAAAGATAAAGTGCGCCCGGTTATTCTCACCAATTTGGAATTGCGCCGCCATATTCGCCGCCACCTCGAAACCAGCTTCCCCGACTTGCCGGTCATCTCAGTGCAGGAACTCACCACCAGCATTTCCCTCAATCCGATTGGCGAGATCAGGCTGACATGA
- a CDS encoding NfeD family protein, with protein MESEKQPMTLAQRLQKSWADLRQTNVRAQAHYTVFRTTQHLKNKNGLVKQYQQRFAAGWEKWLGVGAGITGLFMLLNPDGLWRWQFVLVLIGVLSAPLLADLWHSLKKVFTEYPGKQLIGQVITLEQGIVEGAGSIRLDNLEWQLAGDDCPAGTQAKIIAINDRTLYITPLSQTA; from the coding sequence ATGGAATCAGAAAAACAGCCAATGACCTTGGCACAGCGCTTACAAAAAAGCTGGGCAGATTTAAGGCAAACCAATGTGCGGGCGCAAGCTCACTACACGGTTTTTCGCACCACTCAGCACCTCAAAAACAAAAATGGCTTGGTAAAACAATACCAACAACGTTTTGCCGCTGGGTGGGAAAAATGGCTGGGTGTCGGCGCGGGCATCACCGGCTTATTCATGCTACTCAACCCTGACGGGCTGTGGCGCTGGCAGTTTGTGTTAGTCCTCATTGGCGTGTTAAGCGCACCGCTGTTAGCCGACTTGTGGCATTCCTTGAAAAAAGTGTTCACCGAATACCCCGGCAAACAGCTTATCGGGCAAGTGATTACGTTAGAACAAGGAATTGTGGAGGGCGCAGGCAGTATCCGTTTAGATAATCTCGAATGGCAACTGGCGGGAGACGATTGCCCTGCGGGAACGCAAGCCAAGATTATTGCCATTAACGACCGGACTTTATACATAACGCCCCTCAGCCAAACCGCATAA
- a CDS encoding EscU/YscU/HrcU family type III secretion system export apparatus switch protein, with protein MSEDSSQEKTEEPSSRKLEKAREKGQVARSNDVASALIMLFTVVYFMVAWNWILDQFKEMFDIVPRLYVMPFAQAVEVGFKTMLENALYGIALPFAMMTVVAGILGNIVQFGFVFSFESVIPNLEKISLSSGFKRIFSAKQFVTTLLSLLKTIIIGAILLMVLRTGLSELLHAIKQCNVECQQTVIEDLTSQLMLYILPMLLFMAIMDFLFQSQQFIKDQRMTKEEVKKEMKDIFGDPHVRSARQGIRRELSEQDIKKRISTARLVILDMGVAVALQYEAGKTPLPIIVAIGKNNMSRKMAEIATLENVPVVSDPGLVQDLLSEGKLDQYIPEKTIDRVANLLRQTQGKVKK; from the coding sequence ATGAGCGAGGATAGCAGCCAAGAAAAAACCGAAGAACCCAGTTCGCGAAAACTGGAAAAGGCTCGCGAAAAAGGCCAGGTAGCGCGTAGTAATGACGTTGCATCCGCATTGATTATGTTGTTTACCGTGGTGTATTTCATGGTGGCATGGAACTGGATTTTGGATCAGTTCAAAGAAATGTTCGACATTGTACCCCGTTTATATGTCATGCCATTCGCACAAGCGGTAGAAGTTGGTTTTAAAACCATGTTAGAAAATGCCTTGTATGGCATTGCGTTACCGTTTGCAATGATGACGGTGGTTGCCGGTATTCTGGGCAATATTGTGCAGTTCGGTTTTGTGTTTTCCTTTGAGTCGGTGATTCCAAACCTGGAAAAAATCAGCTTATCCAGCGGGTTCAAACGCATCTTTTCCGCGAAGCAATTTGTCACGACGCTATTGTCACTGCTAAAAACCATCATTATCGGCGCGATTCTGCTCATGGTATTGCGCACCGGACTCAGTGAGTTGTTGCACGCCATTAAGCAGTGCAACGTTGAATGCCAACAAACCGTTATTGAAGATTTAACCAGCCAACTCATGCTGTACATTTTACCGATGCTATTGTTCATGGCGATCATGGACTTTTTGTTTCAAAGCCAGCAATTCATTAAAGATCAGCGCATGACCAAAGAAGAAGTCAAAAAGGAAATGAAAGACATCTTTGGGGATCCGCATGTGCGTTCGGCACGTCAAGGCATTCGGCGCGAACTCTCCGAACAGGACATCAAGAAGCGTATTAGTACCGCTCGGCTGGTGATTCTCGACATGGGGGTTGCGGTTGCGTTGCAATACGAAGCGGGTAAGACCCCATTACCCATTATCGTGGCCATTGGTAAAAATAATATGTCACGTAAAATGGCAGAAATTGCCACCCTTGAAAATGTACCCGTCGTCAGTGACCCTGGGTTGGTGCAAGATTTGCTTAGCGAGGGCAAATTAGACCAATACATACCCGAAAAAACCATTGATAGAGTCGCTAATTTATTGCGCCAAACCCAAGGGAAGGTCAAAAAATAA
- the sctT gene encoding type III secretion system export apparatus subunit SctT produces the protein MEIEPYSWLLAWAFTAPRILIAFALLPILTEPLLPSTLRNGIIMILSLFILPLTHEQLLDVKMDVMTMLTLMVKEGILGLLLGYVLSVPFWALKAAGFLIDMQRGVMSALFFSPMTNNMVSPLGNLFNIFLTTLLLVSGGFLFLLQTLFLSYQTWPIDRFFPQFTLEVASFFLQQLDVLLYTSVLIAGPFLGMMFLVDFGLGMVGRFLPQLNVFLAAMPIKSGLTFFMLTLYIGFLAEYLKDGFFRIGNNLTLLDALLR, from the coding sequence ATGGAGATTGAACCTTACTCGTGGTTATTGGCTTGGGCATTTACCGCCCCGCGCATACTGATCGCGTTTGCGCTGCTGCCAATATTAACGGAACCCTTATTACCAAGCACCCTGCGCAATGGGATCATTATGATTTTATCGTTATTTATCCTGCCCTTAACACATGAACAGTTGCTGGATGTGAAAATGGATGTGATGACGATGCTAACCCTCATGGTTAAAGAAGGAATATTAGGTTTATTGCTCGGTTACGTGCTTAGTGTTCCGTTTTGGGCATTGAAAGCCGCTGGATTCCTGATTGATATGCAGCGTGGGGTAATGAGTGCTCTATTTTTCTCGCCCATGACAAATAACATGGTATCGCCGCTGGGCAATTTATTTAATATTTTTTTAACCACCTTATTATTGGTTTCCGGTGGTTTTCTGTTTTTATTACAGACTTTATTTCTGAGTTATCAAACGTGGCCAATAGATCGGTTTTTCCCGCAATTTACATTGGAAGTTGCTTCATTTTTTCTGCAACAACTGGATGTGTTATTGTATACCAGCGTACTGATCGCCGGACCTTTTCTTGGCATGATGTTTTTAGTTGATTTTGGGCTGGGAATGGTAGGAAGGTTTCTACCGCAACTCAACGTGTTCCTCGCTGCCATGCCAATTAAAAGTGGCCTGACTTTCTTTATGCTAACGCTGTATATCGGGTTCTTAGCAGAATACCTCAAAGATGGTTTTTTTCGGATCGGCAATAATCTTACGCTATTGGATGCGTTGCTGCGATGA
- the sctS gene encoding type III secretion system export apparatus subunit SctS: MNETDIIHKTSLAMELILYLSLPAIIAATVVGLLIGLLQALTSIQEQTLPHGFKLVVTMLALAATVRWLGPELLTFTQNAFDQIPLIR; encoded by the coding sequence ATGAATGAAACCGATATTATCCATAAAACCTCGCTGGCAATGGAACTTATTTTATACCTGTCATTGCCCGCCATTATTGCCGCAACGGTAGTGGGATTGTTGATTGGTTTATTGCAAGCGTTGACCTCTATTCAAGAACAAACACTGCCACACGGTTTTAAATTGGTTGTCACCATGCTGGCATTGGCTGCGACGGTGCGCTGGTTGGGGCCTGAATTGCTGACCTTTACGCAAAATGCTTTTGATCAAATTCCGCTGATACGGTAG
- the sctR gene encoding type III secretion system export apparatus subunit SctR — translation MESFPNPIILLAALTILGLAPFIAIMVSSFIKLVIVMHIVRTALGLQQEPPNIAVSGIAIILSLYIMAPVAMETYEQFNRYGVSIEDIRNPQLFDALSNSTEPLRQFLTKHSDASEREFFVQTTAKLWPEKYSQNMTAEHLLVLTPAFMVSELTKAFQIGFLIFLPFIVIDLVISNLLMSMGMMMLSPMTISLPFKLLLFVLVDGWSRLIHGLILSY, via the coding sequence ATGGAAAGCTTTCCTAATCCGATCATATTGCTGGCGGCGCTCACGATCTTAGGGTTAGCGCCGTTTATTGCCATTATGGTTAGCTCTTTTATTAAGCTGGTCATTGTGATGCACATTGTGCGTACTGCGTTGGGCTTGCAGCAAGAGCCGCCGAATATTGCGGTCAGTGGTATCGCGATTATTTTGTCGCTTTACATTATGGCGCCCGTTGCCATGGAAACTTACGAACAATTCAACCGCTACGGGGTGTCGATTGAAGACATTCGCAACCCACAACTGTTTGATGCACTGAGTAACAGCACTGAACCCTTGCGGCAATTTCTGACCAAGCATTCCGATGCCAGTGAGCGCGAATTTTTCGTGCAAACCACCGCGAAGCTCTGGCCTGAAAAATACTCACAAAACATGACGGCTGAGCATTTGTTGGTATTAACCCCTGCCTTTATGGTGAGCGAATTAACCAAAGCGTTCCAAATTGGCTTTTTAATTTTCCTACCTTTCATCGTGATTGACTTGGTGATTTCCAATCTATTGATGTCAATGGGAATGATGATGTTGTCACCGATGACCATTTCGCTACCATTTAAGCTGCTGCTGTTCGTGCTGGTGGACGGTTGGTCACGCCTGATTCACGGCCTGATTTTGAGTTATTGA
- the sctQ gene encoding type III secretion system cytoplasmic ring protein SctQ, with amino-acid sequence MRNRQILFTPIKFPSQAPLAVRLNNMLLNKSTGMHFLLGDNRVVHVRIQPGESDTQHLCPISMTLELGGTTAGLWLSAWPLAERIKQFLPDGLLRELPENLAISIIENALAPLLHQAETGLGLQLTLQSMLADPLSTQYTMPLGFSIQILEAENQQMLQEVFGVLMLDPHLYLHLQERLRHWPSDTNLDWEEHDTPLWLEISHIVFSMQEINELQPSDLILLEDTHFEDQGLLRLCLDSGYCCEATLSETTPATLTIITEWMPMSDNEQKQNIEHISQIPVQLSFDVGEKTLSFNEVRQLRPGYILELGKSLPEIIQIRSQHRLIGTGELVEINGRIAVRIINLFNKKAKSA; translated from the coding sequence ATGAGAAACCGGCAGATTCTGTTTACCCCGATTAAATTTCCGAGCCAAGCGCCGCTTGCCGTGCGCCTGAACAATATGCTGTTGAACAAATCAACGGGGATGCATTTCCTGTTGGGCGATAATCGTGTGGTTCACGTTCGGATACAGCCGGGGGAATCAGACACGCAACACCTTTGCCCCATCAGCATGACGCTGGAATTGGGCGGCACGACGGCGGGTTTATGGTTGTCAGCGTGGCCATTGGCGGAGCGCATTAAGCAGTTTCTGCCGGACGGCTTGCTGCGTGAATTGCCGGAAAATCTCGCTATCAGCATTATTGAAAATGCGCTTGCACCCTTGTTGCATCAAGCGGAAACAGGCTTAGGGTTGCAATTAACCTTGCAATCCATGTTAGCAGACCCGCTCAGCACTCAATACACCATGCCATTAGGCTTTAGCATTCAGATACTTGAAGCAGAAAATCAGCAGATGCTGCAAGAAGTATTTGGGGTATTGATGCTCGACCCGCACCTTTATTTGCACCTACAAGAGCGCCTGCGCCACTGGCCTTCTGACACCAACTTGGATTGGGAAGAACATGACACCCCGCTATGGCTTGAAATCAGCCACATCGTGTTTTCCATGCAAGAGATCAACGAACTGCAACCGTCTGACCTGATTTTACTGGAAGACACCCACTTTGAAGACCAAGGTTTACTGCGTTTGTGTCTCGATTCCGGTTATTGCTGCGAAGCGACGCTCAGTGAAACAACTCCCGCAACCCTGACCATTATTACCGAGTGGATGCCCATGTCCGATAATGAACAAAAACAAAACATAGAACACATTAGCCAGATACCCGTGCAACTCTCATTTGATGTCGGGGAAAAAACGCTGTCATTCAACGAAGTGCGGCAATTACGCCCCGGCTATATTCTCGAATTGGGAAAATCCTTGCCGGAAATCATCCAAATACGTTCACAGCATCGGCTAATTGGCACCGGGGAATTGGTCGAAATCAACGGGCGCATTGCGGTGCGTATCATTAACCTGTTTAACAAAAAAGCGAAGAGCGCTTAA
- a CDS encoding EscE/YscE/SsaE family type III secretion system needle protein co-chaperone, with translation MLTVEQNLKNDSSGMYKNELLDKFNQAASEVRSELNQGVSPDEYDKLNRFLQALDASCEVVEEFWSQTHQ, from the coding sequence ATGCTAACAGTCGAACAGAATCTCAAAAATGACAGTTCTGGTATGTATAAAAATGAGCTTCTGGATAAGTTTAATCAAGCAGCATCCGAAGTTCGCTCCGAGTTGAACCAAGGGGTTTCCCCTGATGAATACGATAAATTAAATAGATTTTTGCAGGCATTGGATGCCAGTTGCGAAGTGGTGGAAGAGTTTTGGTCGCAAACCCATCAATAA
- a CDS encoding tetratricopeptide repeat protein, which yields MQVSSELLQLLSQAAYMACFRGELKRSQLIMDGVNAVGREQIPIKMGLAIIKVYAGDYRQAINIIRDQILLEDPNHMTAKCFLGMALKQVGEKAASKEILEEVVIKGSKDERDLASAYLT from the coding sequence ATGCAAGTGAGTAGTGAATTACTCCAATTATTATCTCAAGCAGCTTATATGGCTTGTTTTCGTGGAGAGCTTAAGCGTTCTCAACTTATCATGGATGGCGTAAATGCTGTTGGTAGAGAACAAATACCAATTAAGATGGGATTGGCTATCATTAAAGTCTATGCAGGTGACTATCGGCAAGCGATTAATATTATACGTGACCAAATTTTGTTAGAAGATCCTAATCACATGACTGCAAAATGTTTCTTAGGAATGGCACTTAAACAAGTTGGAGAAAAAGCTGCTTCAAAAGAAATATTAGAAGAGGTGGTGATTAAAGGTAGTAAAGATGAACGTGATTTGGCGTCTGCATACTTAACTTAA
- the sctJ gene encoding type III secretion inner membrane ring lipoprotein SctJ: MITKKIKVFIASITLLLLTGCKTELYSNLIESDVNSMLSILLNNKVTAEKTFDKKAGTYFLHVEESQIPQAVQLLKQHGYPKEKIATVGELFKKEGLISSPLEERTRFIFALSQSVQETLSQIDGVLVARVHVVLPENNPLDKEIKPSSASVFIKYNPAYRLEDMKSDIKLIVEKSIEGLTYDKVSVVMVPAQFSATN; the protein is encoded by the coding sequence ATGATAACTAAAAAAATCAAAGTTTTTATCGCATCAATTACTTTGTTGTTACTTACTGGTTGCAAAACAGAGTTATATAGCAACTTGATCGAGAGTGACGTCAACTCTATGCTCTCAATTCTGTTAAACAACAAGGTGACGGCAGAAAAAACTTTTGATAAGAAAGCAGGTACTTATTTTCTGCATGTGGAAGAATCACAAATTCCCCAAGCAGTACAGCTTCTTAAACAGCACGGCTATCCCAAGGAAAAAATTGCGACAGTCGGCGAATTATTCAAAAAAGAAGGGTTGATTTCATCTCCACTGGAAGAACGTACCCGTTTCATTTTCGCCTTATCGCAAAGTGTGCAAGAAACCCTATCGCAAATTGACGGCGTGTTAGTCGCACGGGTACACGTGGTATTGCCTGAAAACAATCCGCTTGATAAAGAAATCAAGCCATCCTCCGCTTCGGTCTTCATCAAATACAATCCTGCTTACCGTTTGGAAGACATGAAATCAGACATTAAGTTGATCGTTGAGAAAAGTATTGAGGGTCTGACTTACGATAAAGTATCGGTGGTGATGGTTCCGGCACAGTTTTCGGCGACGAATTAG